A region from the uncultured Bacteroides sp. genome encodes:
- the rplU gene encoding 50S ribosomal protein L21, whose product MYAIVEINGQQFKAEAGRRLFVHHIQDAENGSTVEFDKVLLVDKDGAVTVGIPTVEGAKVVCQVLSSLVKGEKVIIFHKKRRKGFRKRNGHRQQFTELTITEVVA is encoded by the coding sequence ATGTACGCAATTGTAGAAATTAACGGTCAGCAGTTTAAAGCTGAAGCCGGAAGAAGGTTGTTCGTTCACCACATTCAGGATGCTGAGAACGGTTCAACAGTAGAATTTGACAAGGTTCTTTTGGTAGACAAAGACGGAGCTGTAACAGTAGGAATACCTACAGTAGAAGGAGCTAAAGTGGTTTGCCAGGTTCTTTCAAGTCTTGTAAAAGGAGAGAAAGTAATCATCTTCCATAAAAAGAGAAGAAAAGGTTTCAGAAAACGCAACGGTCACCGTCAGCAGTTTACAGAGTTAACAATCACAGAAGTAGTAGCTTAA
- a CDS encoding ABC transporter ATP-binding protein, protein MITINNLQKIFGEKKAVDIENYTINQGEMLGLVGNNGAGKTTLFRLILDLLKADNGFVSINNIEVSKSEEWKTFTGAFIDDGFLIDYLTPEEYFYFIGKMYGLKKEDVDERLVPFERFMGEEVTGQKKYIRNFSAGNKQKIGIISAMLHKPQLLILDEPFNFLDPSSQSIIKHMLKKYNEETNATILISSHNLNHTVDVCPRIALLEHGIIIRDIINENNSAEKELEEYFNVNVE, encoded by the coding sequence ATGATAACCATCAATAATCTGCAAAAAATATTTGGCGAAAAGAAAGCCGTAGACATTGAAAACTATACCATCAACCAGGGAGAAATGCTTGGATTGGTGGGAAACAACGGAGCCGGAAAGACAACTCTTTTCCGATTGATTCTTGATCTGCTAAAAGCAGACAACGGGTTTGTTTCCATTAACAACATTGAAGTAAGTAAAAGTGAAGAATGGAAAACATTTACCGGCGCTTTCATTGACGATGGCTTTTTAATTGACTACCTCACCCCTGAAGAATATTTCTACTTTATCGGGAAAATGTATGGCCTGAAGAAAGAAGACGTAGACGAACGGCTTGTACCATTCGAACGTTTTATGGGCGAAGAGGTGACAGGGCAGAAAAAGTATATACGAAACTTTTCAGCAGGAAACAAACAGAAAATCGGAATCATTTCGGCTATGCTACACAAACCCCAACTTCTGATTCTGGATGAACCTTTCAACTTTCTGGATCCCAGTTCGCAATCAATTATTAAGCACATGTTGAAAAAATATAATGAAGAGACAAATGCCACGATATTGATTTCGAGTCACAACCTGAATCACACGGTAGATGTATGTCCGCGCATTGCACTACTGGAGCATGGCATCATTATCCGCGACATTATAAATGAAAACAATTCTGCGGAGAAAGAACTAGAAGAATATTTCAACGTTAATGTAGAGTAG
- a CDS encoding TraB/GumN family protein codes for MKKNLVILLVACFAFNAHAQLLWKVSGHGLSKPSYILGTHHLASLSIIDSIKGLQSAFDATTQIIGELKISDVQSPTAMQLMQQEMMIQNDTTLQVLFTPEQYGIVNNFTKENLGFDLSQMPKVKPAFILNNAVVVLYMKHVGNFKPQEQLDTYFQTKGIEKGKKITALETLNFQFNLLYNGTSLRRQAELLLCELNNVDKLIDDTKKLTTAYMIQDLDGMYKLSEEKEGTSCDPLPGEMEAMITNRNKDWAAKLPALMTADPSFVVVGALHLPGKEGLLNLLKKQGYSIEAVK; via the coding sequence ATGAAAAAGAATCTTGTTATTCTGTTGGTTGCATGTTTCGCATTCAATGCTCACGCACAATTACTTTGGAAAGTGTCGGGCCACGGCCTGAGTAAACCGTCGTACATTTTGGGGACTCACCATCTGGCCTCTCTTAGCATTATTGATAGTATTAAAGGATTGCAATCGGCATTCGATGCTACTACGCAGATTATTGGCGAATTAAAGATATCCGATGTGCAAAGTCCGACCGCCATGCAACTCATGCAACAAGAAATGATGATTCAAAACGATACTACTCTTCAAGTGTTGTTTACTCCGGAACAATACGGCATAGTCAATAACTTCACAAAAGAAAACTTAGGATTTGATTTATCACAGATGCCGAAAGTGAAACCTGCTTTTATCTTAAACAATGCAGTTGTAGTACTCTACATGAAGCACGTTGGCAATTTTAAGCCACAAGAACAGTTAGATACTTATTTTCAAACGAAAGGCATTGAGAAAGGGAAGAAGATTACTGCACTGGAAACGCTGAACTTTCAATTCAACCTACTATACAATGGTACTTCTCTGCGCCGACAAGCCGAATTGCTTCTATGCGAACTCAATAATGTTGATAAACTTATTGACGACACCAAGAAGTTAACAACAGCATACATGATTCAAGATTTGGATGGCATGTATAAGCTATCCGAAGAAAAAGAAGGCACATCCTGCGATCCGCTGCCGGGTGAAATGGAAGCCATGATTACCAATCGTAATAAAGATTGGGCCGCCAAGCTTCCGGCTTTAATGACAGCTGATCCTTCATTCGTAGTAGTAGGCGCATTGCACCTACCCGGAAAGGAAGGATTACTGAATCTATTAAAAAAACAAGGATACAGCATAGAAGCTGTTAAGTAG
- the rpmA gene encoding 50S ribosomal protein L27 — translation MAHKKGVGSSKNGRESASKRLGVKIFGGETCKAGNIIIRQRGTAFHPGNNMGMGKDHTLFALVDGVVSFKKGKEDRRYVSILPAEVEKVEAEA, via the coding sequence ATGGCACATAAAAAAGGTGTCGGTAGTTCTAAGAACGGCCGCGAATCAGCAAGTAAAAGATTAGGCGTGAAGATATTTGGTGGTGAAACTTGCAAAGCAGGTAACATAATCATTCGTCAAAGAGGTACTGCATTCCACCCGGGTAACAACATGGGCATGGGTAAAGACCACACTCTTTTCGCTTTGGTAGACGGAGTAGTAAGCTTCAAAAAAGGCAAAGAAGACAGAAGATATGTATCTATACTTCCTGCTGAAGTAGAAAAAGTAGAAGCAGAAGCATAA
- a CDS encoding DUF3667 domain-containing protein: protein MKTNNRTKAYFRLIKRKHRHGKIVPIYTDKEKRTCKNCQHEFEGNFCSNCGQSKNTPRFTYHAIIRNFLGGLTNIDSGFFFTIKELFIRPGYMIRDYIAGRRVLYFRPIQMLFVLATVYVLLIQIIDPTALKSSAIPLDNDSILQFNNHTLGKWVEHSAFAQAVTSMLERWSTGNKALEIILTLPVFALATRWAFRKNKGNQHYNLVELFFVRAYAACQMLVASIVILPFSGDGNENIPWWLHFLFSAWIYAQLFKDKIGKTLKRTALMYIYSLFIVILFAIIAVSLLALLVWVTDLVAGK, encoded by the coding sequence ATGAAAACCAATAATCGGACAAAAGCATACTTCCGTCTTATTAAGCGCAAACATCGGCACGGAAAAATAGTACCCATATACACAGATAAAGAAAAGCGCACCTGCAAAAACTGTCAGCACGAATTTGAAGGCAATTTTTGCAGTAATTGCGGTCAAAGTAAAAACACACCCCGCTTTACATATCATGCTATTATAAGAAACTTCCTCGGAGGACTGACCAATATAGACAGCGGCTTCTTTTTTACCATTAAGGAGCTTTTCATCCGACCAGGCTACATGATTAGAGATTACATAGCCGGAAGAAGAGTACTCTACTTCCGACCGATACAAATGCTTTTCGTACTAGCCACTGTTTACGTTCTTCTCATTCAAATAATAGATCCTACCGCACTGAAAAGTAGTGCAATCCCCCTCGATAATGATTCTATATTGCAATTTAACAACCACACATTAGGCAAATGGGTTGAACATTCTGCTTTTGCACAAGCAGTAACAAGCATGTTAGAGCGATGGTCTACCGGCAACAAAGCCTTAGAGATAATACTAACCTTACCAGTTTTTGCACTTGCTACCCGATGGGCATTCCGCAAAAATAAAGGCAATCAGCATTATAATCTCGTAGAACTCTTTTTTGTTCGGGCCTATGCTGCCTGCCAAATGTTAGTGGCATCTATCGTAATACTTCCTTTCAGCGGAGATGGTAACGAAAATATACCCTGGTGGCTACACTTCTTATTTTCCGCATGGATCTATGCACAGTTATTCAAAGATAAAATAGGCAAAACGTTAAAACGAACTGCTTTAATGTACATTTATTCACTATTCATCGTCATCTTATTCGCTATCATAGCAGTATCTCTGCTTGCACTCTTAGTTTGGGTAACCGATTTGGTTGCCGGTAAGTAA